In Halomonas qaidamensis, the genomic stretch CGGTTTAGTCGCGGACAATCACGCCACGGCTTACTAGGTCGTTGGTGCCTGCGGTAATTGCGGCCTCGTCGGCAGCTTCTGGCCAGCCCAGCAATGCGCCGTGAACCTCACAAGCGCGCACATGCACGGTGATAGGCTGCGGGGTTTCGCTGGCATCGGCAGCGCCATAAAGCACCGCCTTGGCTACCTCGGTGCCGTCGGCGGCGGCAGGCGCTAGCGGCACGTAATCACCTGCGCCATTCATCGCCAGCACCGCGCCCGCTGGCAGGTTGCCACTGGCCAGCATGCCCGACTCACGGGAGCGGGCACCGCTGGCCTCGGATAAAATATGCTCGCCAGTGTGGGTGCTTTCGATGTGTGTTTTAGTTGGCATAACGCTGTCTCTTCTGTTGAGTTAATGAGGGCAGGCTATGCCTGCCTGGGGCTGATGCGGGCATAGATTTTGTCGTAATCAATACCCTTGCTTTTCGCTTGCCCGCCTTCGGGGGAATGGCCGTTGTGAATGTGCTGGCCTTCGCCGTGTGCGGCGGCTACGTCCATCACGTATTCGCTGGCCTGGGTTTCATCCATGCCGTTACTAATCAGCTTTTCCATTAGCTGGGGTTGCCCAGTGGTCTGACAGGCCTTAATGATGCTGGTCA encodes the following:
- a CDS encoding head decoration protein, with the protein product MPTKTHIESTHTGEHILSEASGARSRESGMLASGNLPAGAVLAMNGAGDYVPLAPAAADGTEVAKAVLYGAADASETPQPITVHVRACEVHGALLGWPEAADEAAITAGTNDLVSRGVIVRD